One window from the genome of Methyloradius palustris encodes:
- the kdsB gene encoding 3-deoxy-manno-octulosonate cytidylyltransferase — translation MHFHVVIPARYGNSRLPAKPMLDIAGKPMVVRVFEQALSSGAASVTVATDHQAIADQVHACGFSAVMTRQDHASGTDRIAEVAKIFGWPDEAIVVNVQGDEPLIDPDLIREVAANLEEHPHASIATASHPLHDHVVLLNPNVVKVVMDQAGYALYFSRAPIPYPRDAFAGNQPLPVDAKHYRHIGIYAYRTSFLNTYATLQPANIEQLESLEQLRALWHGYKISVAITDNAPATGVDTEHDLIQVRQHFAGIN, via the coding sequence TTGCACTTCCATGTAGTCATTCCCGCACGTTACGGCAATAGCCGTTTGCCAGCCAAGCCAATGCTCGACATTGCTGGTAAGCCGATGGTGGTACGCGTGTTCGAACAAGCCTTATCTAGCGGGGCAGCCTCGGTGACGGTAGCCACTGATCATCAGGCAATTGCTGATCAAGTACATGCCTGCGGATTTTCTGCTGTGATGACACGCCAAGATCACGCATCAGGAACAGATCGTATTGCGGAAGTCGCCAAGATTTTTGGTTGGCCAGATGAGGCAATTGTAGTGAATGTGCAAGGTGATGAGCCCTTAATCGATCCTGATCTGATAAGGGAAGTCGCTGCCAACCTTGAAGAACATCCTCATGCTTCTATTGCAACGGCAAGTCATCCACTGCATGACCATGTGGTGTTGCTTAACCCTAATGTGGTGAAGGTGGTGATGGATCAAGCAGGTTATGCACTTTACTTTAGCCGCGCGCCGATTCCATATCCACGCGATGCTTTTGCAGGGAATCAACCTTTACCTGTAGATGCAAAGCATTATCGACACATTGGCATTTATGCCTACCGCACTTCATTCCTCAACACATACGCAACCCTTCAGCCTGCCAATATCGAGCAGCTAGAGTCTCTTGAGCAACTACGTGCCTTATGGCATGGCTACAAAATCAGCGTTGCAATTACAGATAATGCGCCAGCCACGGGTGTTGATACTGAGCATGACTTGATACAAGTACGTCAGCACTTTGCCGGGATAAATTAA
- a CDS encoding Trm112 family protein encodes MDKKLLQILVCPVTKGPLIYKKEAQELISCSARLAYPIRDGIPVMLEDEARKLAAEEEV; translated from the coding sequence ATGGATAAAAAATTACTTCAAATATTGGTCTGCCCGGTCACAAAAGGGCCATTGATTTATAAAAAGGAAGCGCAGGAGTTGATTTCGTGCTCTGCACGCTTGGCTTACCCTATACGTGATGGTATTCCAGTGATGCTGGAAGACGAAGCCAGAAAATTGGCTGCTGAAGAAGAGGTGTAG